Proteins from a genomic interval of Streptomyces fodineus:
- the fabG gene encoding 3-oxoacyl-ACP reductase FabG: MSTTEQRVAVVTGAARGIGAATAVRLAAEGRAVAVIDLDEAACKDTVEKITAAGGKAIAVGADVSDEAQVEAAIARIVDELGAPTILVNNAGVLRDNLLFKMSVSDWDMVMNVHLRGSFLMTKAVQKHMVDAGFGRIVNLSSSSALGNRGQVNYSAAKAGLQGFTKTLAIELGKFGITANAVAPGFIATEMTKATADRVGMGFDDFKKAAATQIPVQRVGEPEDIANAIAFFTGEAAGFVSGQVLYVAGGPLN, encoded by the coding sequence ATGTCCACCACTGAACAGCGGGTCGCGGTAGTCACCGGCGCGGCGCGCGGCATCGGCGCCGCCACCGCCGTACGACTGGCCGCCGAGGGCCGCGCGGTCGCCGTGATCGATCTCGACGAGGCCGCCTGCAAGGACACCGTCGAGAAGATCACCGCCGCGGGCGGCAAGGCGATCGCGGTCGGCGCCGACGTCTCCGACGAGGCGCAGGTCGAGGCGGCCATCGCCCGGATCGTCGACGAGCTGGGCGCCCCGACGATCCTGGTCAACAACGCGGGCGTGCTGCGCGACAACCTGCTGTTCAAGATGAGCGTCTCCGACTGGGACATGGTCATGAACGTGCACCTGCGCGGTTCCTTCCTGATGACCAAGGCCGTGCAGAAGCACATGGTCGACGCGGGCTTCGGCCGGATCGTCAACCTCTCCTCCTCCTCGGCGCTCGGCAACCGCGGCCAGGTCAACTACTCCGCCGCCAAGGCCGGCCTCCAGGGCTTCACCAAGACCCTCGCCATCGAGCTGGGCAAGTTCGGCATCACGGCCAACGCCGTCGCCCCCGGCTTCATCGCCACCGAGATGACCAAGGCCACCGCCGACCGGGTGGGCATGGGCTTCGACGACTTCAAGAAGGCCGCCGCCACCCAGATCCCGGTGCAGCGCGTCGGCGAACCCGAGGACATCGCCAACGCCATCGCCTTCTTCACCGGCGAGGCGGCCGGCTTCGTCTCCGGCCAGGTGCTGTACGTCGCCGGCGGACCGCTCAACTAG
- a CDS encoding SDR family oxidoreductase: protein MTSTELPELSGKVALVTGASRGIGYGIAEALIARGDRVCITGRGEDALKEAVERLGSDRVIGVAGKAHDLGHQAEAVERTMEAFGRVDFLINNAGTNPVFGPMADLDLDVARKVFETNVISALGLAQKTWHAWQKDNGGAIVNIASVAGLAPSPFIGAYGVSKAAMINLTQQLAHEFAPKVRVNAIAPAVVKTKFAQALYENREEEAAAAYPLGRLGVPSDIGGAAAFLTSAQSDWVTGQTLVVDGGIFLNAGVS from the coding sequence ATGACTTCCACTGAACTCCCCGAGCTCTCGGGCAAGGTCGCCCTCGTCACGGGCGCCAGCCGAGGCATCGGCTACGGCATCGCCGAGGCGCTCATCGCCCGCGGCGACCGCGTGTGCATCACGGGCCGGGGCGAGGACGCCCTGAAGGAGGCCGTCGAGAGGCTCGGCTCGGACCGGGTCATAGGCGTCGCCGGCAAGGCGCACGACCTCGGCCACCAGGCCGAGGCCGTCGAGCGCACCATGGAGGCCTTCGGCCGCGTCGACTTCCTGATCAACAACGCGGGCACCAACCCGGTCTTCGGCCCGATGGCGGACCTGGACCTGGACGTGGCCCGCAAGGTCTTCGAGACCAACGTGATCTCCGCGCTCGGCCTCGCCCAGAAGACCTGGCACGCCTGGCAGAAGGACAACGGCGGCGCGATCGTCAACATCGCCTCGGTCGCGGGCCTCGCGCCCTCGCCGTTCATCGGTGCCTACGGCGTCAGCAAGGCCGCGATGATCAACCTGACCCAGCAGCTGGCGCACGAGTTCGCGCCGAAGGTGCGGGTCAACGCGATCGCCCCGGCCGTCGTCAAGACCAAGTTCGCGCAGGCCCTGTACGAGAACCGGGAGGAGGAGGCGGCCGCCGCCTACCCCCTCGGCCGGCTCGGCGTGCCCTCCGACATCGGCGGGGCCGCCGCCTTCCTGACCTCCGCGCAGTCCGACTGGGTCACCGGTCAGACGCTCGTCGTGGACGGCGGGATCTTCCTCAATGCCGGCGTGAGCTGA